Proteins from one Impatiens glandulifera chromosome 2, dImpGla2.1, whole genome shotgun sequence genomic window:
- the LOC124924838 gene encoding 2S seed storage albumin protein-like, whose amino-acid sequence MAKLTIFALLALFALAHVATAFRTTVTVVEEEEDFNPARPQQRCQEQIQRQQQLRHCQMHLKEKFRRQSSVLAMSTDDNNEDEDQYLDQCCQQLRNLNEQCRCKGLQEAVRQQQQQTRGEERGQTEQRQKKKIVEEAERLPSRCDVSPRSCTFERSPRWF is encoded by the coding sequence ATGGCAAAGCTCACAATCTTCGCCCTTCTAGCCCTCTTCGCTCTTGCCCACGTGGCAACTGCCTTCAGAACCACCGTGACCGTGGTAGAGGAGGAGGAAGACTTTAACCCTGCTCGACCACAACAGAGATGTCAAGAACAAATCCAGAGACAGCAACAGCTCCGCCACTGCCAGATGCACCTTAAAGAGAAATTCCGCAGACAATCATCCGTGTTGGCAATGTCCACAGACGACAACAACGAAGATGAGGATCAATACCTAGATCAATGCTGCCAGCAACTAAGGAACCTCAATGAGCAATGCCGCTGCAAGGGACTACAAGAAGCTGTCCGTCAGCAACAACAACAGACACGCGGAGAAGAAAGAGGCCAGACTGAGCAGAggcagaagaagaagattgtCGAGGAGGCAGAGAGACTTCCATCAAGATGCGATGTGAGCCCACGAAGCTGCACATTCGAAAGAAGCCCCAGATGGTTCTGA
- the LOC124923631 gene encoding protein DELAY OF GERMINATION 1-like produces MAQQEDDLELLCRTLSSDSDPHNNDVNLLAAVELVLGHLQDYLDNRSQSARCEPPCLFQPSWSTDFEKSIHWMGGCRATMCVRLVYALSGLEVEEAPLMEYVRGGRRRENLGEISDHQFNLIKTLQINTIREEDNLSAQIATLQGHIEDQPLLRIGNCSRGMGESSKYEVKRAMEKLLKEVNKLKMDTIKDLLINILTPIQAVELLIASKKLHLLLPQWDKQDQGPNP; encoded by the exons ATGGCACAACAAGAAGATGACCTAGAACTACTCTGCCGTACTCTGTCCTCCGACTCCGATCCCCATAATAATGACGTAAATCTGCTGGCTGCGGTGGAATTGGTGTTGGGTCATCTCCAAGATTACCTGGATAATCGGTCTCAGTCAGCTCGCTGCGAACCGCCGTGTTTGTTCCAACCATCGTGGTCCACGGATTTCGAGAAGTCGATCCACTGGATGGGCGGCTGTCGAGCCACCATGTGTGTCAGGTTGGTGTATGCGCTTTCTGGGTTGGAGGTGGAGGAGGCACCATTGATGGAGTATGTTCGGGGAGGGAGGAGGAGAGAGAATCTCGGCGAGATTTCTGATCATCAGTTTAATCTCATCAAAACCCTCCAAATTAACACCATCAGGGAAGAAGACAACCTCTCTGCTCAAATTGCTACTCTGCAg GGACATATTGAAGATCAACCTTTATTGAGAATTGGCAATTGCTCGAGGGGAATGGGAGAGTCTAGCAAATATGAGGTGAAGAGAGCAATGGAGAAGTTGTTGAAAGAAGTGAACAAGCTGAAGATGGACACAATCAAAGACCTGCTTATCAATATTTTAACGCCAATTCAGGCGGTCGAACTGCTGATCGCCTCAAAGAAACTTCATCTCTTACTCCCTCAATGGGACAAACAAGACCAGGGACCAAATCCTTAA